Genomic DNA from Alistipes indistinctus YIT 12060:
CCCGGCAAACGAGTGTTCCGTCGTAATAGGTCTTGTCCGCCGCACTGGCCACCAGCGCATCGGTAAACCTCGGCCCCAACCGCCCCAATCTATTGAGCTGTTCGCCGCACCGGGCCGCAAACGTCAGCACGCCGCGACTTACGGGAATAAAGGGGGGGCGCCGCCCGGCAACCGCCGCCACAGTCGTCAGTATCTCCTTAAAAGAGAGGTTTCCGCCCGAAAGGATAAAGCGCCGGCCGACCGCCTCATCGGAAGTGGCCAACAACACCATCGCCCGAGCCACATCCCGTACGTCGACATATCCTTTGACTCCGGGAGGATATCCTACTACACCCCACGAAGTCAGCGCTTTAACCAACAGTCCGCTGCCGCTGTTCCAATCCGTTTCGCCGAGAATGATCGCAGGATTGACGATTACTGTCCGCAAACCTCGTAAAGCAATGCGGCGCACGGCGCTTTCGGCATAGAATTTACTGATGCTGTAAGGAGAACGGCCTTCGAGAGTCGTCAATTCGCAGGCTTCCGTCACCAGTTCAGTT
This window encodes:
- a CDS encoding NAD-dependent epimerase/dehydratase family protein; translation: MSRGTESNTTGQRTLTGKRIVVTGGTGLVGSHLVAELLRQDCRVRLLVREGSRFDRLDATLQRMGTAVEAGRLERYEAALNNPLELADALRGADVVFHCAARVSFDPQEEGDIVAANTEIATQVADACLECGVGLLVYVSSIAALGGPAPGTELVTEACELTTLEGRSPYSISKFYAESAVRRIALRGLRTVIVNPAIILGETDWNSGSGLLVKALTSWGVVGYPPGVKGYVDVRDVARAMVLLATSDEAVGRRFILSGGNLSFKEILTTVAAVAGRRPPFIPVSRGVLTFAARCGEQLNRLGRLGPRFTDALVASAADKTYYDGTLVCRVTGLQYTPLDETLRRVVMQYLTDKKRKA